GCTTTGTTGTTGTATGTTGTGGTATTGTTTAGCACTTTAACCTGTAAAGTTGGTAAGCAGATGCTTCTTCTTACTCTTCGTTATTTCTTCTGCTAGAATATTGTGTTGCACCTTGGAACTTCTGAAAGTATCCGGTTATATCAAGATTTCTTTTATCATCTGATTTGTTGGGTCTTTGCCTCTTTGGGACGGTTCCATGCTAGACTCATATTTTAGTTGGTCTGAGTCTGGTACAAATTGGAACCAAATCTGGTCTTTGTTTTTAAGCATAAATGATGGACCAAGTCCACATGTCTTCTGGAATTTCTCTTTTCCTCTATGTCTGACACTTCAAGGAGTCATGTCTTCCTCGTCATGATGCGTAGAAAGCCCTGATTTGGCTTCTGGAATAAATGATCACCATCCATCCCTCAATGTATAAATTCACATGATAATAATGAGAAGGGAATCCGTCCTTGCTAAGCTTCTCAAGCTGCAATCCTTTATTTTCAGATGAAATATTTTCTTCGTATGTTGCAATATAATCTCCTTCAGAGTTCAGAGCTGGTATCTTGCCTTGAACCTCATTTCCACTAAATGTCTAATAGGTAAAAATAAACACCTGCTGGAAATAAATATGTGCATGCACTTTGGCAAAGCCTTATTGGCCTTTTCCCCTTACTTAGTGTTGTCAGGCTTGCATTTCTGGTTAACCAAAACGACCTGTTAGCCTCAGTATCTTACTCCCGTTTTATTCACCTGCAGGCTGTAGGGAACCTATTAAGAACCTATAGGTTCTTATTCCCAGCTTTGCCCAAAGCCATTCATGTGGAACATGGTCAACCTTATGCATGGAAagatttaagaaaaaaaatcactCTAGTGAGTACCACCATTGGTGGTTGGCCGTTATCTTAGCAGCATATTGAAAGCCTATGAGTACCACCATTGTCCTTACAAATGCCTAACTTGTGATCCCCCTACAGTCGCACCTCACGCACCCCATGTGTCCTCGAGTTTGATACTTCACTTGTTTGTTTGAATTCTTCCTAATCCTTTGCTGCAATATATTGCATACTTTGCTTCTCTTTCCTCCTGCGGGTATATGCCGCTAGCCTTGCAACTCATAATTAATTGCTTTCTATCACCTAGTATCCTAACCAAGATACTTATATTCTTCAATGAGTTGCTAGGCCAACCTCGGCATCCAATCACTGCAGCTGTATTGTCTATCCTAGACCTACCTATTTACGTGCGTGGAACAAAGTAACTGCCTGACTTACCAGCCGAGGATCAAATCAGTGTGACAAAAGTTTATCTGATGGTCTTCATCTGACATAAATTCCTTGATCTTCATGCCTTTTTGAACCTTTGGGATAGAGACAGAGTGAAGGTGAAGGTCATTTGTTCCATTTAAACCTAGGAGAGCCAATCAGGGATTTTGTGTTGAGGGGAAAGTAATGGAAAAGAAGATGAGAGAGCACATAGTGGGAGAGGTTAGATTTACTCTTTAAAGGCCCTTTTATGTGACTCTAGTCAGCTTCTTGGATTCTTGAGCATGTTGTCAGTGCAAGGCAACTCATGAACAACATAGTCAGTTGGGAAATTAATCCATGAACCCATGTTATGGCCTTTAAGAAACTAGGGAAAGCAAAACTAATACCACATTCAAAGTATTCTCTTCAGGTGGATAGGGAGTTGGGGAGGGGACCTTCATATCATATGCTGGTGATTTCTGTAGTTCTGCCTTAGGTCTTAAGAAAAGTTGTATTTAAGTAGCTTTTGTTATAGGAAAAGTTATTGTAGCACTGGAAGACAGAAAGTGTTGATCATATAGGAGATACAAGAGAAGAGCGAGAGGGAAGGGCTTTATGAACGAGGGAAGACGGGGAAGGGGAGAGCCTGTTCAGATATTGTTCTACAATTGCAATGTAATATGTGATTGCTTAATGTAACACCAAAGTGAACAGGCATTGGACTTCCTGAACAAAGCATAGGACTTTCTGAACATTTTTCTCACAAGTTGATAAAAAACTTATTCATTGTTTTAACTTCTGCATCTACTATGCCTTCAGGAAACTCAAAATGGATATGTGCATGCTCGTTTAATTCGGCCTGTGAAGCAAGGTATTCTTGTCCATCTCTTTGCTGCTTACTTTTGGctttcaaattttcaaaatataaaaattcCCTGTTCTGTTGCTACTGGGCCTCATTGATTTGTCTGGTATGTCGGTTGGTGTGTACCCATGATCACGAGTCCCTTAGACATGATCTTGTGGTATATGGAAGTGCAAGGGAAAACAATTATGATAGAACTTCAATCAAGGATGGTCTTTTGCGATATTACTGACAGTTGGTGATGTGTGATATATCAAATTCTTCTTAAAGATGACATTTAGTTTGGAATGTTGAATTAGTTGTCCATGCATCCATCATATAATATTTGTCAACAAAATTTTCTCTCACCTATCTTGATGAAAGTTACAGTATCTAAGTTTCTCATTATCTTGGTCATTGGTGTGAGACAGCTTCTGAATTTATAGTCCTTAATGTATCAAGTTTCATAGACTTTTAAGTCTTTGTATGTATGCCAACGTTCCCCTCATATTTGGCAACTTCTCAGCTTCTTTGCTGGCCCTTCATATCATTGACATGTGAAGGGATATACTATGATCACTTTTTCTGTTCTATTTGGATTTGGACTATGTGGTCATATGGTACCATATATAGACAACCTATGCTGCTTTTACACGTGATTCTTTATGTTTTGGCTCCTCAGTGATTGACGCTCTGTAGGATTGTTGGAGGGTTTTATACTTTAGTATATTAGCCAACCTACGAATTTGTTTCTTCTCCATTTTGGTTCCAATTGAGTACATATTCTGCATGGAATTATTTTATTGCTGTGCTTTAAAAGCGTACACTATATACGTCCTCTGTTCCAAATTTGTTGACTCGTTTCTTTTTCGCACACATATTAAGGAGAAGTAATAGTGAAATTTAAAAGACAAAAAGACCCTTATACACCCTTACCCACCTACCCCTCTACTTGGCACATAATCAGTTACCTCCACAGGCACCATCGGCCCATCACCGGCccatcacctccaccaccaccaccaccaccaccaccaccaccacatttGTCTACTCCTCAGCCACCACCAACCCTTCCTTCGTCACCACCTTCTCCCTCACCTCAAACCTTCACTCCTCCCATAAAACTCCTTATCTTCCCCTACAAAAGAATTTCCAGATAAGCTGAAGGAAAGGGAGAAGCTGATTTGACTGAcgaggattttttttttcagatttGGAAATCTTGAAGAAGGGAgagaaaggaggagagagaaaatccaGAATGAATCTTCCATTTTAGAATTTAATAGTGAAGCATTCAGAAAATCCTAAGATGTAAAATTACAAACAATCAGCAATTCAACAGTAATAAACTAATAATAAAGTAGAATTATCTTTATGGAAAATTTATAGCTGAGATtaatctttgaattttgaagtaGAAACCAAATCGGGGCATAGGACACTCTCCAAGAGGTAGAGAGAAAGCTGACAAAAGTGAAGAGCATGATGGATGGCTCCGGCGGTGGCATGTTTTTCCGCTGATTGACAACTTGGTTGAACAGTAGTTGAGGAGGTGGCGTGAAATTGAGGAAGCGACAGTGGTGAAGATAGAAGGTGTTTGTAGCAATTGTAGGAGAGATAAAGGATTAATGGAAGATGGAGGTGGCAGGTGGCCGGTGGAGCCGCCGAGCCAGTGGTTACGGGTGGTGGGAATTTGGGTCAGTTTGGAGAAGTGAGGAGGGAAGAGGAGTTAGAGATAGAGAAATTAACGAGGGTAAAGATGACGTTTTAACATACAAAACTTACCCAAAATAGAAATGTGTCAACTAAAAAGAAACTTCCCTAAAAAGAATACGTGTGGACCAATTGGAACTGAGGAGGTATGCCAATACTTCTTTTTTCTTCTCCCATTGGCCATTGTATGAGGAgccaattattttatttcatctGTCTGCAGCTTTACTTTCAAAATCCTTAGTTGATGGGATGGACGAAGACAAACAGAATGCCAAGGTCACACCAAGGTCCTCATTGGAGTTTAACCAGTCATTCTCTTCCCACACATCAGCTAGCTCGTTGCCTCATCTAGACAGACCAAAAAACTCCAACGATTCGTTGCAGCAGAGTGAAGATATTCCTATGAAAGAAGTGCACCAAAAACATGGGGTACATGTGGAGTTGGATGTAGGGGGTCCCGCCGTTGGGAAGTCTAGTTGCTCAGACGGTGTTTCCAGTACTTATGTTCGAGATGTTTCAGCTGAAGTCCCATTAGCTACTCGTGGTGAAGAGATGGGTCATGAATTTGGATCTGTGAAGAAAATGCGGTTGAATGAGACAATCAATTTAAATTCTACAGGCTGTGATAACATTGAATCGGCAATCTTAGATTTGGAAGAACTTGTAAACAGGGTAAAATGGCTGAAACAGATTCTGAAGTTCGGAATTTCTTCAACTCCTCAGGGTCCAACATGGGAGTATACGGAACACCCTGCAGTTTCTACTCCAAAATAAGCACTTAGATTGATATTGGTGAGATTTTGTTATTCCTTTCTCTTAATAAAATTTGTTTTGTCACTAAATTACTGCCTTTTGTCATTTCTCGTTTCATTGCTCgataattttcataattagttactaGAACCCTGAAACTTGAAAGTACCTTTTAGAATGTCAGCTTTTTTTAATACATCAGAATAACTATTTAGGTGAGCCTTTATGTTGTGCTTTGGGAGAGAGAGGGTATAGACAAGTGATACTGTGTTGAGTCAATGACCTAGAAAATCATGCGGATTTGGatttttgttgaacttggtaaaaCTTATAATATTTTATGAAGAAAATCTCATGGCTACCCTATATCCTCTAAATATCTTAATTTTTTCATGAATTTTCATTACCCTCCAAGCATCCATTACCACTTGAGGTGGTGTTGTGTGGTAATGGaaatttatgaaaaaaataCATACAGGGGGATGGAGTTTCATTAACATGATAATGAGCATGGGATTTCCTTTCAAAGTTACCTACAAATGTGTTACAATTCTTGCAATTTATCACCACTTACCAAATGTATCGTTGTGggaatattttatgaaaaaaataCATACAGGGGGAATGGAGTTTCATTAACATGATAATGAGCATGGGATTTCCTTTCAAAGTTACCTACAAGTGTGTTACAATTCTTGCAATTTATCACCACTTACCAAATGTATCGTTGTGGGAATATTTTGACGATGCTAACTTCACTGTTTGCTTGGCAGATTGGGGATTGGGCTGTTTCTGTAATTGGTTTAAAATCAATTTGTGAGATATATGATGTTACCTTCAACGTGAATGTTTGGGCTTGGAGGTGATggtaattcttttttttttttttgtaaattacCTTTCTATATATTTAATGATTGATCTTCTTACCCTGTAATAACATCGTAGATCCAGTTAGTGTTTGTTCTCAGATATCTCCTTTCTAGTGAAAGTGTGAAACAAATGCGTTTTATGGATAATCTAAAAGCATACTTGATCTGGTCGGTGTTTGTTATGAGATCACCTTTCAAGTGATAGTTTGAAACAGACGGATGATGAGAGCTTAGCATTCTGTCATTTAAGTTTTTTCTTTTCTATGACGAGTCATTGTCTGCTTGATTGCATGCTGGATAGTCAAAGTTGAGCTGTGACTCGAGATTTGTTGTAATGCTAGGGTTCTAGGTAGTAATGTTTTGAGTCTATCTAAAGGAAGGACTCTTCAAGTGTTGCCTTTTCAAACTATTTGTTAATTCATTCATCTTAATCTGTCCAGTCTATTGGTAAGTGTGGAGATTTCCTGCAGCTATGTTGCATAGACTTTAATATAACCACAGATCATACTTGGCCATTTGCCAAAAGTTCGTCTTGATCCTTATTGTGAAATGAATAGTCCGTTTAACATGTTCCTTTGCGGTCCGTTTATTGTGAAATTCCTGCTAATTCTTGTTACTTTCTACAACAAAAAATTGGAATCATGTTTTGTACATATGGCATGCCTATTCCAAAAATTCACAACTTTCTCCTCTTTGTACCCTGAAACCCCCCTCCAAATCTAGAGTAAGGTGTCAGAAATTTTCTTTGTATACAATGCTAATTATGGAACATGTCTTTTCTTTTTCAGGTTATTAGCAGGATTGTTGATTGTTTCAGCACCACAAGACTGCTCTTGTATGATATATGCCTCACCAACTTCGGCAGCAAACTGTATATATAGATGCAGAGGAACTATATGTTACAGATGTGGATCTCCAACATTAGGTTTTGTAAATTTCACGTGCAAATTTTTACGTGCTTAATATTTGATTGTAGTAGGGATCTTTTTACACGGTACAGAACCATAGATGTATAATAATAGCCATGTTGACCTGTTTAGATGTGACCATTTCTGTTCTGAGCTGCTCACTTCAAATAGACGAGCTTAATCCATGGTTGGAGGCCAATACTCAGAGACAGAGTTGGTTCAAAGAGATAACTTTGGAGTACTATAAGAATTCATCCTGATCTTATTATAGGTATGATATTGTCTGTTTGATGCTCCCTCCGTTTCAGAATACTTGTAATAATTTGATTTTTCACTATTTAAAACTTATCTTTGACCATATTTTCTTACTACtcttaaaaaataaatgttgTTATGTAATATGTTATTACATTAGTTTTAATGTATATTTCCAAATATTTCTTTTTGTAGTTTATAATACTCTCCCcgtctctttttattctttacgtttgatatCATGCACGTGatttaacaaataattaatgtAAATAAAGATTCTCTTTTTACTTAAATACAACCCCTCCcgttcctttttgttctttatgtttGGTACTCCCTTTGTATTTTAAGAAGAGATGCACTTTTCTTAAAcgaccgtattttaaaaagagatgcACTTTTCTTTTTTGGCATGGCTTGCTCCCCCACTTCCAATTgtattaatatttctcttttCCACCCTACAGTTACTCAAATaatctttttactataataaataacaatccgtggactatggaccgtggtgcacatagagtatggtgcaccaaaagaacatatgtacataagcaaaagaacatgacactacggcaAAAGAACATGTGATATattatttcacttttttgttataaaaataatatattattttactatttattaaaaacctaaataaaaaaatactcaCACCATTCTCTATGTTCATCCACTACTCcacttttatcttattttaagAAATTTAACTCACGGctaattaataataacatatgtctatactatatattaaaaggcgtttacaaGAAAGTGTACGTGACACGTGGCGCTCTGCTTATGGGCCATTCTCTCCATGTAATATTCatctacataaaaaaaaaattggcaaaCATGGTTTGTGTAAGGTTTGAACTCATgaccttgagtttaaacaataaagcttttaccactaaggtattacatgtttcatgttatcattacaaaaaattatatataagtaaacgttaatgttattaatgtagtacCCGGGGCATCGGCCGGACCTAAAAACTAGTTTATGATTAAACTAGTACAAAGTGTGTTAGTCAATTATTTCCATTATTGTGAAACGTAGGAGTATTTAAAATGTCTCTCTTtcaaagtttgttttttttgttgttttttaagtGTTGGTGGGTGTTTTTCAATCAAGTGGGGCAAAGGATTTgagaaacaataataataataataatacttgataaataatatcccaaatagaaaatattaaatagcgttttaaatgtatttttaaataaaaaattgagcGGGTGGCTTGTACTGGTGGGTACATTGATCCCTCGTGTCCCTCGTGGAAAGCTTTCCCTGGTTGTGTATATACTCCGTAGCAATGTTGTTGTGATTCTGAGTTAGTAAGCAATTTCACATAGCAGACTTCAATGGCAACTTCTCACATTCGCAATGTCCAATTAACCAGAGCCATTGTTAACCGTCTCCACATCTTCCTCCATTCCGTAGCCATCTTCTCGCTCTTCTACTACCGTTTCACTTCCTTCTTCAACTCCGACATCTCCATACTTGCTTACTCCTTACTCACCACCGCCGAACTCTTCTTAACCTTTCTATGGGCTTTTACTCAGGCTTTCCGGTGGCGTCCCGTAATGAGGGAAGTCTCCGGGTACGAATCCATCAAACCCGAACAACTACCGGGTTTGGATGTCTTCATTGTCACTGCTGACCCGACAAAGGAGCCAGTTCTGGAGGTGATGAACTCCGTGATATCATCCATGGCGTTGGATTATCCGGTTGATAGACTGGCGGTTTACTTGTCGGATGACGGTGGTTCTCCGTTGTCGAAGGAGGCGATTAAGAAGGCTTATGAGTTTGCTAAGCTTTGGATTCCTTTTTGTAATAAGTATAATGTTAAGACAAGGTGTCCTCAGGCTTTCTTCTCGCCTCTTGCTGATGGGGAAAGGCTTGATTGGAATTCTGAGTTTATGGCTGATCAATTGGAACTCCAGGTATCAAATCatccctttccctttccttttTCTATTTCAATTTAATTAGTTTGTAAGCTTTCATCTAATTGGATTGATTTTCTGGAAATTGCAGACCAAATATGAAGCTTTTAGAAACTATGTGGAGAAAGAAAGTGGAGATAACACCAAATGTACTGCAGTTCATGATCGACCTCCTTGCGTTGAGGTACTTTACtctcattaattttaattttatgtgtTTTATGGAAAACTTGACAAAAATGGAGAAGAAGATGTCAACTATTTTCTGATTGGATTATTATGTTGAATGTTGTTCTTCAgaagttttcattttttttaatagatCATTTTTCATAGATTGTACATGCTTAAATTCAGGTGAGGAGGAGTTTGGGAATAAGAGTGATTCCCTTTGAGGGGGGTGGAAAGTGGGGGAATCATGGGGCAAAAGGAAAGATCAAATCCGTCTATAAACAACATAAAAAGGGGAATCATGATAGTtcattgattttttctttcttaaaacctccgaaaacaTACATACGCTTAAAAACATTCATATTCACATTGGTGTTATAAAAAGACTAGCTTGTACTTGTAAATTTGTAAGTACATAAAAGTTGGAGCTAGTTGCTTCACCATTGTGGCGAAACATGACTTGTAACTTTGTGCGAGAGTAAGGGTTGACATGTGGGATCCACAAAATCTATATAGGTTGTAGATTTTGTTTGGTAGGGCAATTCGTTTGGTTTGACAAAGTTGATGTAACAAAGCAAATCAACAAAGGTTGTTGCTTGCCATCACCCATGTTCGAAGTAATACTACTATGAATCTCTCTTACACAAAAGAGAGCTAATTACCTCACTTATACGCCTTTCCTTGTTATGTAGAGttacaatactaggaaagatTCAAATGGAATACAGGGAAAAATATGCTAAATGAATTATTTGGCTCAATTAATGTTGTGTTGTATAATTGTGATGATTTATTTGGAGAGCTTAGACTAATGTTgcattcttaaaaaaaaaatacagatTATACATGACAACAAACAGAACGGAGAAAGTGATGTGAAGATGCCCCTTCTGGTTTATGTAGCCAGGGAAAAGAGACCTGGTCGTCCTCATCGTTTCAAAGCTGGAGCCCTTAATGCTCTTGTAAGCTTATTTTCACTCTCCATCTCCCTAATTAATTTTGTAATGGCAACAACTGATTAAGACCAACCTTAATCCTTAATTTGCAGCTTCGAGTATCCAGTTTAATGAGCAATGCACCTTACTTATTGGTGTTGGATTGTGATATGTACTGCCATGATCCAACTTCTGCTCGTCAATCTATGTGCTTCCATCTTGACACAAACATGGCTTCCTCTCTTGCATATGTGCAATACCCTCAAATTTTCTATAATGTTAGCAAAAATGACATCTATGATGGCCAAGCCAGATCAGCTCATATGGTACCTACTCGTTACTTTGGACTGCTTTTCTCAAACTTATGTTATTTTGAATACTCCATTCATTTATGTGCATAACAATTAAAAGTAGTAAGTTAGACAAAGACTTACATTTCTACTTGATGTAGACGAAATGGAAAGGCATGGATGGACTCAGAGGCCCGGTCTTGAATGGAACTGGGTATTATTTGAAGCGAAAAGCATTATTTGGAAAGCCTAATAACGAAGGTTATAGGAATTTCTGATAACTTCTAATCATGAGAAATGCAATAAAAATGTGCAGTATTATAGGTGATTAAATTTTCTTGCATTTGCAGATGAATACCTCAACAGTCAACCAGAAAAGGCCTTTGGCTCCTCCACAAAATTAATTGCTGCACTAAGAGAGAACTCCAAGCAAAATCTTGCCATAA
This genomic stretch from Spinacia oleracea cultivar Varoflay chromosome 3, BTI_SOV_V1, whole genome shotgun sequence harbors:
- the LOC110782333 gene encoding uncharacterized protein codes for the protein MGKNNSVRFEIGQLAEARTSEPGFRGAWFRCKINKIIRKKGRISAYVVEYYDYVDEDEDTVEVYGLFADSSGHKAKKELRLRPQFPAFYRESEISDVNIVSEVIAVADVRRVGDLVDWFSDSCYWSGTITEIKDDGKVQIALLEPPRGEGTFYIVNCKDLRPSLDWSPEFGWMVPQPLETQNGYVHARLIRPVKQALLSKSLVDGMDEDKQNAKVTPRSSLEFNQSFSSHTSASSLPHLDRPKNSNDSLQQSEDIPMKEVHQKHGVHVELDVGGPAVGKSSCSDGVSSTYVRDVSAEVPLATRGEEMGHEFGSVKKMRLNETINLNSTGCDNIESAILDLEELVNRVKWLKQILKFGISSTPQGPTWEYTEHPAVSTPK
- the LOC110782334 gene encoding cellulose synthase-like protein G1 — translated: MATSHIRNVQLTRAIVNRLHIFLHSVAIFSLFYYRFTSFFNSDISILAYSLLTTAELFLTFLWAFTQAFRWRPVMREVSGYESIKPEQLPGLDVFIVTADPTKEPVLEVMNSVISSMALDYPVDRLAVYLSDDGGSPLSKEAIKKAYEFAKLWIPFCNKYNVKTRCPQAFFSPLADGERLDWNSEFMADQLELQTKYEAFRNYVEKESGDNTKCTAVHDRPPCVEIIHDNKQNGESDVKMPLLVYVAREKRPGRPHRFKAGALNALLRVSSLMSNAPYLLVLDCDMYCHDPTSARQSMCFHLDTNMASSLAYVQYPQIFYNVSKNDIYDGQARSAHMTKWKGMDGLRGPVLNGTGYYLKRKALFGKPNNEDEYLNSQPEKAFGSSTKLIAALRENSKQNLAIKELTEDELYQEARNLATCTYEANTLWGSEARYSYECLLESTFTGYMLHCRGWKSVYLYPKRPCFLGCTTIDMKDATVQLIKWTSSLLGIALSKSSPLTLAMSSMSILQSMCYAYITFTGLFAAPLVIYGVVLPISLLKGFPIFPKVSDPWILPFVLIFVSSHLQHLYEVLESDKSATQWWNEVRIWMMKSVTACLFGLTEAIMKKIGVQTATFRLTNKVVEKEKMDKYEKERFDFSGAAMLMVPLNILVVLNMVSFIGGLMRVIINNSYDQMFAQLFLSFFVLLLSYPVVKGWL